In Candidatus Hamiltonella defensa 5AT (Acyrthosiphon pisum), one genomic interval encodes:
- a CDS encoding winged helix-turn-helix domain-containing protein: MKNIFIGNSLFIPKTRVIKQEGREIKIRNKESELLFLLCKKYPNHISREEIEKQIWTQTYVTDNTLTQTISNLRNGLNDKKHEIIITIPKKGYCLNIEPKFIDDEKIKIENLNSDFKKNSTLKNIPFLKMDLLLHIY, translated from the coding sequence ATGAAAAATATATTTATTGGAAATTCTCTTTTTATTCCTAAAACTCGTGTGATTAAGCAAGAAGGAAGAGAAATCAAAATCAGAAATAAAGAATCAGAATTACTTTTTTTACTTTGTAAAAAATATCCTAATCACATTTCAAGAGAAGAAATCGAAAAACAAATTTGGACACAAACTTATGTGACCGATAACACACTCACTCAAACAATCAGTAATTTAAGAAATGGATTAAATGATAAAAAGCACGAAATTATTATTACCATACCAAAAAAAGGGTATTGCTTAAATATCGAACCTAAATTTATAGATGACGAAAAGATAAAAATAGAAAACCTAAATAGTGACTTCAAAAAAAATAGCACATTAAAAAATATTCCCTTTTTAAAAATGGATCTTCTTCTACATATATATTAA
- the prfB gene encoding peptide chain release factor 2 (programmed frameshift), translated as MFEINLIKNQIQNFSDRAEALRGYLDYDEKKERLEEINAELEQPDIWKQPEWAQKLGKERAILQEIVETLSQLEKELKDVSTLLDLAIEAQDRETFNEAVFELEAIDKKLNRLEFRRMFSGKNDFADCYLDLQSGSGGTEAQDWANMLLRMYLRWADSKGFKTEIIEISDGEVAGIKSATLKITGDHAFGWLRTETGVHRLVRKSPFDSGARRHTSFASAFVYPELEDNIDIDINPADLRIDVYRASGAGGQHINKTESAVRITHLPTNIVTQCQSDRSQHKNKEQAFKQLKAKLYEFEMQKKNADKKIMEDNKSDIGWGSQIRSYILDDSRIKDLRTGLETRNTQAVLDGYLDKFIEASLKAGL; from the exons ATGTTTGAAATCAATTTAATAAAAAATCAGATACAAAATTTTTCAGATAGAGCTGAAGCTCTCCGGGGGTATCTT GACTACGATGAAAAAAAAGAAAGATTAGAGGAAATTAATGCAGAATTAGAACAACCTGATATTTGGAAACAGCCTGAGTGGGCACAAAAATTAGGAAAAGAACGGGCCATTTTACAGGAAATTGTTGAAACCTTGAGTCAATTAGAAAAAGAATTAAAGGATGTATCGACCTTACTAGATTTGGCCATTGAAGCTCAGGATCGGGAGACTTTTAACGAGGCCGTTTTTGAACTGGAAGCTATAGACAAAAAATTGAATCGCTTAGAATTTCGTCGAATGTTTTCTGGCAAAAATGATTTTGCTGATTGTTATCTAGATTTACAATCAGGTTCTGGTGGTACAGAAGCACAAGACTGGGCAAACATGTTGCTTCGAATGTATCTACGCTGGGCAGACTCCAAAGGTTTTAAAACAGAAATTATTGAAATTTCGGATGGTGAAGTTGCAGGGATAAAATCTGCGACTCTTAAAATCACAGGAGATCATGCTTTTGGCTGGTTACGGACTGAAACCGGCGTTCATCGCTTAGTGAGAAAAAGCCCATTTGATTCAGGCGCCAGGCGCCATACTTCTTTTGCGTCCGCTTTTGTTTATCCTGAATTAGAGGACAACATTGATATAGACATCAATCCTGCCGATTTACGTATTGATGTTTATCGTGCTTCTGGCGCAGGGGGGCAACATATTAACAAAACTGAATCTGCTGTACGTATTACTCATTTACCCACCAATATAGTCACTCAATGCCAAAGTGATCGCTCTCAACACAAAAATAAAGAGCAGGCCTTCAAACAGTTAAAAGCCAAGCTATACGAATTTGAAATGCAAAAGAAAAATGCAGATAAAAAAATAATGGAAGACAATAAATCAGACATTGGATGGGGGAGCCAAATTCGTTCTTATATATTGGATGATTCTCGTATCAAGGATTTACGCACGGGTTTAGAAACACGCAATACTCAAGCCGTTCTTGATGGTTATCTTGATAAATTTATTGAAGCCAGTTTAAAAGCGGGATTATAA
- a CDS encoding amino acid ABC transporter permease, protein MDFSVISENWRYLLCGAYPDGPIGGAALTLWISILAGIASSVLGVIWGIGLALSRGICSGILSAVLGFFRAIPVIMLIFWIYFLLPIAFGWDIPKITTVVCGLALITSAYLAHAVKSGIVAVGQGQWSAGLSLGLNSWQILRFIILPQVLRVMFPSFVNQWISLIKDTSLAYIVGVNELTFLATQVNNRTMVHSMEVFLFVGLIYFILCFILDFSVNYFLKKDTY, encoded by the coding sequence ATGGATTTTTCGGTTATTTCAGAAAATTGGCGTTACTTGCTTTGTGGAGCTTATCCTGATGGGCCAATAGGAGGAGCAGCCCTAACCCTATGGATCAGCATTCTGGCCGGCATAGCTTCCTCTGTTTTGGGTGTGATATGGGGTATCGGATTGGCTCTGAGCAGAGGTATATGCTCTGGGATTCTGTCCGCTGTATTAGGATTTTTTCGCGCTATCCCTGTTATTATGTTAATTTTTTGGATTTACTTTTTATTACCTATTGCTTTTGGATGGGATATTCCCAAAATCACGACTGTTGTTTGTGGGCTTGCTTTGATTACGTCGGCATACTTAGCGCATGCAGTTAAGTCAGGAATCGTTGCTGTTGGTCAGGGTCAGTGGTCTGCAGGTTTATCATTAGGTTTGAATAGCTGGCAAATATTAAGATTCATTATATTACCTCAGGTGTTGCGCGTCATGTTTCCTTCGTTTGTCAATCAATGGATATCACTCATAAAAGACACCTCATTGGCTTATATTGTTGGGGTTAATGAATTGACGTTTTTGGCGACACAGGTCAATAACAGAACCATGGTACACTCCATGGAAGTCTTTTTATTTGTGGGGCTTATTTATTTTATTTTATGTTTCATATTAGATTTTTCTGTTAATTATTTTCTTAAAAAAGATACGTATTAA
- the lysS gene encoding lysine--tRNA ligase, with translation MSEEKISITERKELNHELQTRREKLALLRKKSFAFPNDFRQKHFSGDLHTEYDHKENEELIALNKEVILAGRMMTRRIMGKASFFTLQDTKGRIQLYVSRDDLPEGIYNEDFKKWDLGDILGVRGRLFKTKTGELSVHCTELRLLTKALRPLPDKFHGLLDQEARYRQRYLDLIVNEKSRKNFILRSKTISMLRQFMMGKGFMEVETPMMQSIPGGAAARPFLTHHNALNIDMYLRIAPELYLKRLVVGGFDRIFEINRNFRNEGISLRHNPEFTMMELYMAYADHQDLIELTEELFRELTLNVLGTHVVKYGEHIFDFSQPFQKWTMKEAIQKYRPEININDLEDKNKAILIAESLDVRVEKFWELGRIQCEIFEETAEKHLIQPTFITEYPAEVSPLARRNDHNSFIADRFEFFIAGKEIGNGFSELNDAEDQAQRFTEQLNSKEKGDHEAMSYDQDYIIALEHGLPPTAGLGIGIDRMIMLLTNSINIRDVILFPTMRPLK, from the coding sequence ATGTCTGAAGAAAAAATATCTATTACAGAGCGAAAAGAACTTAATCATGAGTTACAAACTCGTCGAGAAAAATTGGCGTTATTACGAAAAAAAAGCTTTGCCTTCCCAAATGACTTTCGTCAGAAACATTTTTCTGGTGATTTGCATACTGAATATGATCATAAAGAAAACGAAGAACTTATCGCTTTAAATAAGGAAGTGATTCTTGCTGGGCGTATGATGACAAGACGTATCATGGGTAAAGCCTCTTTTTTTACTCTTCAAGATACAAAAGGCCGAATTCAACTTTACGTTTCTCGCGATGATTTACCAGAAGGCATTTATAACGAAGATTTCAAAAAATGGGATTTAGGCGATATTTTAGGGGTGCGAGGTCGATTGTTTAAAACAAAAACAGGAGAGCTTTCTGTTCATTGCACCGAATTGCGTTTACTCACGAAAGCATTGCGCCCACTGCCAGATAAATTTCACGGGCTTCTAGATCAAGAGGCACGATACCGTCAACGTTACTTAGATTTGATCGTCAACGAAAAATCTCGAAAAAACTTTATCTTACGTTCAAAAACAATTTCAATGCTACGCCAGTTTATGATGGGCAAAGGGTTTATGGAAGTGGAAACTCCTATGATGCAATCTATCCCAGGAGGAGCTGCAGCTCGCCCATTTTTAACGCACCATAATGCGCTGAATATCGATATGTACTTGAGAATAGCGCCTGAATTGTATTTAAAACGTTTGGTGGTCGGGGGATTTGATCGCATATTTGAAATCAATCGTAATTTTCGTAATGAAGGTATTTCATTACGCCACAATCCTGAATTTACCATGATGGAGCTTTACATGGCGTATGCGGATCACCAGGATTTGATTGAGTTAACAGAGGAACTTTTTCGTGAGTTAACCCTAAACGTATTAGGAACGCATGTAGTAAAATATGGCGAACATATTTTTGATTTTAGTCAACCTTTTCAAAAATGGACAATGAAAGAAGCCATTCAAAAATATCGACCTGAAATTAATATTAACGATTTAGAAGATAAAAATAAGGCGATACTGATTGCAGAATCTCTAGATGTTCGTGTAGAAAAATTTTGGGAATTAGGGCGAATTCAATGTGAAATTTTTGAAGAAACGGCAGAAAAACATCTTATTCAACCTACTTTTATTACTGAATATCCAGCAGAAGTTTCACCATTAGCGCGTCGAAATGATCATAATTCTTTTATTGCGGATCGATTTGAATTTTTTATTGCAGGTAAAGAAATTGGCAATGGTTTTTCTGAATTGAATGATGCTGAAGATCAAGCTCAACGTTTTACCGAACAATTAAACTCAAAAGAAAAAGGCGATCATGAAGCGATGTCTTATGATCAAGATTATATTATTGCACTAGAACACGGATTACCTCCGACCGCAGGTTTAGGAATAGGTATTGATCGTATGATTATGCTATTGACTAATAGTATAAATATCCGTGATGTTATTCTATTTCCAACAATGCGCCCATTAAAATAA